From a region of the Etheostoma cragini isolate CJK2018 chromosome 22, CSU_Ecrag_1.0, whole genome shotgun sequence genome:
- the cebp1 gene encoding CCAAT/enhancer binding protein (C/EBP) 1, with translation MMSDTRVSSVIQEWANSYPGQAHTHTLNPNTPTNQLAQMDMTYSQSQGLVRGGTDDRMSEQMMGLSYMPYTSSCLSNTSSAGNTNHHQSHASTQQDFSSFLLPTLRAPVNKRSISKDSAEYRLRRERNNVAVRKSRDKARRRILLTQQRAMQLQEENQKLQMRIGQLTQELDTLKHIMSQRHLQGAAEGAAGESSI, from the exons ATG atGTCAGATACCAGGGTATCCTCTGTCATCCAGGAGTGGGCAAACTCATACCCGGGTCAGGCTCACACCCACACCCTGAACCCGAACACACCAACTAATCAGCTGGCTCAGATGGACATGACATACAGCCAGTCTCAGGGACTGGTGAGAGGGGGCACTGATGACAGAATGTCTGAGCAGATGATGGGACTGTCTTACATGCCGTATACGTCCTCGTGTCTCAGCAACACCTCGAGCGCAGGGAACACAAACCACCACCAGAGCCACGCCAGCACTCAGCAG GatttctcctccttcctcctgccAACTTTGCGGGCCCCAGTAAACAAGAGGAGCATCAGCAAGGACAGTGCAGAGTACCGGCTGCGACGCGAGCGGAACAACGTTGCTGTGAGAAAGAGCCGGGACAAGGCTCGCAGGAGGATCCTGCTGACCCAGCAGAGGGCCATGCAGCTGCAGGAGGAAAACCAGAAGCTGCAGATGAGGATAGGGCAGCTGACACAGGAGCTGGACACTCTCAAACACATCATGTCACAGCGGCATCTGCAGGGGGCTGCGGAGGGAGCAGCAGGGGAGTCCAGTATCTAG
- the ngdn gene encoding neuroguidin, with amino-acid sequence MADPVDNALIESELPAAVQLLRNLTEQVASVTSHVRDLITKVQDGAFKTSKGLSFLDLRYHLLLFYLQDLTHLISIKTEGGKIKDSEALSRLVTVRTVLEKMRPIDHKLKYQIDKLVRTAVTGSLAENDPLQLRPNPENLVSKLSESEESEGEAENKTEKKAAHSSGRKYVPPKIVPVHYDGDMTEADKKKAQSERQRRAALRSSVIQELRQQYSDAPEEIRDRRDFQSERESREELHRKNYEESMMVRLNMPQRQKNARKRGTMSMTGQLSGITHFSDITALTGGEGGQDGDHSRPKKKKKLMKKKTKRRAFKKHR; translated from the exons atggctgACCCTGTTGACAAC GCTCTAATTGAAAGTGAATTGCCTGCAGCTGTACAGCTGCTGAGGAATCTCACAGAACAG GTGGCCTCAGTTACAAGTCATGTTCGTGACCTGATAACAAAAGTCCAAGATGGGGCGTTTAAGACATCAAAG GGTTTGTCATTCTTGGACCTTCGGTACCACCTGCTGCTTTTTTACCTTCAAGATCTCACTCACCTGATCAGCATCAAAACAGAAGGAggcaaaataaaagacagtgaAGCCTTGAGTAGACTGGTGACAGTCAGAACG GTCCTGGAGAAGATGCGACCGATAGACCACAAACTTAAGTACCAGATTGATAAACTGGTGCGCACGGCTGTCACCGGCAGTTTAG cTGAGAATGACCCCCTGCAGCTGCGTCCTAATCCTGAAAATCTCGTCAGCAAA TTGAGTGAATCAGAGGAGTCTGAAGGTGAAGCTGAGAATAAGACGGAGAAGAAAGCAGCCCACTCTAGTGGCAGGAAATATGTACCGCCAAAGATTGTCCCAGTACATTATG ACGGGGACATGACAGAAGCAGACAAGAAGAAGGCTCAGTCGGAGCGCCAGCGGCGAGCTGCCCTCAGGAGCTCTGTGATCCAGGAGCTGAGACAGCAGTACAGCGACGCTCCGGAGGAGATCCGGGACAGACGGGACTTCCAGAGCGAGCGGGAGAGCCGCGAGGAGCTACACAG gAAAAATTATGAAGAGTCCATGATGGTGCGTCTCAACATGCCACAACGGCAGAAGAATGCCAGAAAGAGAGGCACGATGTCCATGACCGGCCAGCTGAGCGGCATCACTCACTTCAGTGACATCACCGCACTGACCGGCGGCGAGGGGGGCCAG GATGGGGATCATTCTCGTcccaagaaaaagaagaaactcatgaagaaaaaaacaaaaaggagag CCTTTAAGAAGCACCGATAA